A single region of the Mesotoga sp. Brook.08.105.5.1 genome encodes:
- a CDS encoding response regulator, producing MRLLLEEELKESGYEVEGSSSAEEALSILKQGTSFDLITIDVEMEGINGLELAGILREKYPDKKIVLLTAYTHYKHDLSSWAADAYVVKSPDFSELKSQIKRLLEEN from the coding sequence ATGAGGCTACTCCTTGAAGAAGAGCTCAAGGAATCGGGATATGAAGTCGAGGGCTCAAGTAGCGCAGAAGAAGCTCTGAGCATCTTAAAGCAGGGAACATCGTTTGATCTCATTACTATCGATGTTGAAATGGAAGGGATAAATGGACTTGAGCTAGCCGGCATATTGCGCGAAAAATATCCTGATAAGAAGATCGTTCTTTTGACAGCGTACACACACTACAAACATGATCTCTCTTCTTGGGCCGCTGACGCGTATGTCGTTAAGTCACCCGATTTCTCGGAATTGAAGTCTCAGATCAAAAGACTCCTGGAAGAGAACTGA
- a CDS encoding ATP-binding protein has protein sequence MIELRGTGFETSSDEIIQRILKRIALEISSEPSLFILEKYRDVFKEVNFREGFTRTGREIGLNKNPFLRELNKADVFEKEIVLSTHLEEHKEKVKFIGLFCEGEPLGLLTFPTKSKVKGSLGSWIKELEMALHYSIKRSLEEESYRRLKLVSRLTSVLETETDSEELVYRSLEIAREMLRVRWIFFLERLDTSFHLRAAIGEGTSPLRGIEMSISDEQLDALSRERLFVSAKKSDLSSVIFTEEVSVGSFIAVPLLVEGMVVGLIVAADREEVEGEFRAYKHLDREDLKMLDDMSRRMAVAISRLRLTSRLEMEVRKLRQLGKKHEELISEQKEQLFKLSVLHKITEAMKRSLDRERIIRILLMGATHSSGLKFDRAIFFRVDNARSVLVEESKMLSKSRENSDRSVYSDLARYLQDVSFEESSNDENESRALISYPGNIILERVVLRKKIVHVTPEMLRLRGEELALLNRIIGSDEYLIVPVSGEEEVLGILIIDNSDSGKRISNADTEILGLLADSTGVALELTENYERIVQMAESLEKEKNLSNYYRRFVSSILQSLESAIIVCSVEGKITEVNRTAEFLLDVNRNDIIGKSIQSMNLKLDGIIELLFDAMRIGETITLTDQHFNAFGDKYFDVQITPLREERRKKLTGVILSLDEITRRRKLEQELKSREKLAALGEMSAKVAHEIRNPITIIGGFVKRILASSDREKTREYAKILMEELRRLDSIVGEVLEASRRRSVTTDEKFDLVSITREILAGFEEKAVQESVKLVLYSRKDEIEYYGNKDRIKQVIINLVQNAIEASESDGEVRITIQEEDDSINFSVWNGGRTIPEETLKRIFEPFFTTKTFGTGLGLSICKKIVEEHGGEISASSGSGGTNFTFRLPTRRVGRFDLEKKSADS, from the coding sequence GTGATTGAACTGAGAGGAACGGGGTTTGAAACATCTTCTGATGAGATAATCCAGAGAATACTGAAAAGAATAGCGCTGGAAATCTCATCGGAACCATCACTCTTTATTCTGGAGAAGTACCGGGATGTCTTCAAGGAAGTGAATTTCAGAGAAGGATTCACCCGTACAGGAAGGGAAATTGGATTGAATAAGAATCCCTTTCTGAGAGAACTAAACAAAGCTGATGTGTTCGAGAAGGAGATAGTCCTTTCTACTCATCTCGAGGAACATAAGGAAAAGGTTAAGTTCATAGGTTTGTTTTGCGAGGGTGAACCGCTCGGCCTTTTGACCTTCCCTACAAAATCTAAAGTCAAAGGCTCACTCGGAAGCTGGATAAAGGAGCTAGAAATGGCTCTGCACTATTCAATCAAGAGATCGCTAGAAGAAGAAAGCTACAGGAGACTGAAGCTTGTCTCTCGATTAACTTCGGTTCTCGAAACGGAAACCGATTCGGAAGAGCTTGTATATAGATCTCTTGAAATTGCCAGAGAGATGTTAAGGGTTAGATGGATCTTCTTTCTTGAAAGGCTTGACACCTCATTTCACCTTAGGGCAGCGATTGGTGAAGGAACAAGTCCTTTACGAGGAATAGAGATGAGTATTTCCGATGAGCAACTTGATGCTCTCTCAAGAGAGAGGCTTTTTGTTTCAGCCAAGAAGTCGGATCTTTCATCAGTGATCTTCACAGAAGAAGTCTCCGTAGGTTCGTTCATAGCAGTTCCACTCTTGGTCGAGGGAATGGTAGTTGGATTGATTGTTGCTGCCGATAGAGAAGAGGTAGAAGGTGAATTCAGAGCTTACAAACACCTTGACAGAGAAGATTTGAAGATGCTTGATGATATGAGTAGAAGGATGGCAGTTGCCATAAGTAGGTTAAGACTTACTTCTCGACTGGAAATGGAAGTGAGAAAACTCAGGCAGCTCGGAAAGAAGCATGAGGAACTAATAAGCGAACAGAAAGAGCAACTCTTCAAATTGAGCGTGCTTCACAAAATCACAGAGGCAATGAAGAGAAGCCTTGACAGAGAGAGAATAATTAGAATTCTTCTTATGGGCGCAACCCACTCCTCCGGACTTAAATTCGATAGAGCAATATTCTTCAGAGTGGATAACGCACGTTCTGTTCTTGTTGAAGAGAGCAAAATGCTCTCAAAAAGCAGAGAAAACTCGGACAGATCAGTGTATAGCGATCTAGCAAGATATCTTCAGGATGTGTCGTTTGAGGAATCTTCAAATGATGAAAATGAATCTAGGGCGTTGATTTCTTACCCGGGTAATATCATCCTTGAGAGAGTAGTCCTGAGGAAGAAAATCGTTCACGTCACACCCGAAATGCTTAGGCTGAGAGGGGAAGAGTTGGCTCTTCTCAATAGGATCATCGGTTCAGATGAATACTTGATTGTTCCCGTATCCGGTGAAGAAGAAGTATTAGGAATTCTGATAATCGACAACAGTGATTCAGGAAAGAGAATCAGCAATGCCGATACGGAGATTCTCGGGTTGCTTGCCGACAGCACAGGGGTAGCTCTGGAGCTTACGGAGAACTACGAGAGAATTGTCCAGATGGCTGAGAGCCTTGAGAAGGAGAAAAACCTATCTAATTACTATCGTAGGTTTGTATCAAGTATTCTTCAGTCTCTCGAATCGGCAATAATCGTCTGTTCGGTTGAAGGCAAAATAACAGAGGTAAACAGAACCGCTGAGTTCCTTCTTGACGTCAATAGAAATGACATTATCGGAAAGAGCATCCAGTCCATGAATTTGAAACTCGACGGTATCATCGAACTACTCTTTGACGCGATGAGAATTGGAGAGACGATTACTTTGACTGATCAGCATTTTAACGCTTTTGGCGACAAGTATTTCGATGTTCAAATAACACCTTTGAGAGAAGAGAGAAGAAAGAAGCTTACCGGTGTGATTCTATCTCTAGATGAAATAACTAGAAGAAGAAAGCTGGAACAGGAGTTGAAAAGCAGAGAAAAACTCGCTGCTCTCGGAGAAATGTCTGCCAAAGTTGCTCACGAAATCAGAAACCCCATCACGATAATCGGCGGTTTTGTTAAGAGGATTCTGGCCTCTTCCGACAGGGAAAAAACTAGAGAATATGCGAAGATACTTATGGAAGAACTCCGTAGACTCGACAGCATAGTTGGAGAAGTACTAGAAGCCTCGCGAAGAAGGAGTGTAACAACGGACGAGAAGTTCGATCTCGTTTCCATAACACGCGAGATACTTGCCGGTTTTGAAGAAAAAGCCGTCCAAGAAAGTGTTAAACTTGTTCTATACTCAAGAAAAGATGAAATTGAGTATTACGGCAACAAAGACAGGATTAAACAGGTAATAATTAACCTTGTTCAGAACGCTATTGAGGCTTCTGAAAGTGATGGTGAAGTACGGATAACTATTCAAGAAGAAGATGATAGTATAAACTTTTCCGTCTGGAATGGCGGAAGAACGATACCAGAGGAGACGTTGAAGCGTATCTTTGAGCCGTTCTTCACTACCAAGACCTTTGGCACGGGTCTAGGACTTTCGATATGCAAGAAGATTGTTGAGGAACACGGGGGAGAGATTTCCGCTTCAAGCGGAAGCGGAGGAACTAACTTCACTTTCAGGTTGCCGACTAGAAGAGTTGGGAGGTTTGATCTTGAAAAAAAGAGTGCTGATAGTTGA
- a CDS encoding Mut7-C RNAse domain-containing protein yields the protein MKFLVEDSLTKLAKKLRFLGFDTEICSRNEIEGAVSNRDVFLTKSRKALEIAMRFRIRCYLIKSENWKSQLKSVVHRFRISHKDIDFLSRCSKCNGELEIASLEDLCGVPDYILLTKENFSKCKNCGHIYWKGSHVEHMRMIIEIVEKW from the coding sequence ATGAAGTTCCTAGTTGAAGACTCTCTTACAAAGCTGGCGAAGAAGCTCCGGTTTCTTGGCTTCGACACCGAGATATGCTCAAGAAATGAGATTGAAGGAGCTGTCAGCAATCGAGACGTATTTCTTACCAAGAGCAGGAAAGCTCTCGAAATTGCAATGAGATTCAGGATCAGATGTTACCTTATCAAATCGGAGAACTGGAAGTCGCAACTGAAGTCGGTCGTTCACAGGTTCAGGATAAGTCACAAAGATATCGATTTCCTCAGCAGATGTTCAAAATGCAACGGCGAGCTAGAAATAGCCTCTCTTGAAGATCTTTGCGGAGTACCGGACTACATACTACTTACAAAAGAGAACTTCTCAAAGTGCAAGAATTGCGGTCATATCTACTGGAAGGGAAGTCATGTTGAGCACATGAGAATGATAATAGAGATTGTCGAGAAGTGGTGA
- the rsmD gene encoding 16S rRNA (guanine(966)-N(2))-methyltransferase RsmD, translated as MLVITGGKWARRSIKTPPRRSTRYTPQSARKALFDIVDVSSKTFLDLFSGSGIISFEALSRGAIDVTSVDSSKKACQSILESKNGLDPSADLKIVCSDFRRAIPSLVRKGVEFDIIFADPPFDEQYTKPLIELLEQNSVVLNSRSLLIVETSKRESDSLARTGTLFRLIDQREYAGIVFSIMVKK; from the coding sequence ATGTTGGTCATAACCGGAGGGAAGTGGGCTAGACGATCTATAAAGACTCCTCCAAGGAGGAGTACAAGATATACACCTCAGTCCGCCAGAAAGGCCCTTTTCGATATAGTGGACGTGAGCTCGAAGACCTTTCTTGATCTCTTCTCAGGAAGCGGAATAATTTCTTTTGAAGCATTGAGTAGAGGCGCAATAGATGTAACATCAGTTGATTCATCAAAGAAGGCATGTCAATCAATTCTCGAAAGCAAGAATGGACTTGATCCTTCAGCGGACTTGAAAATAGTCTGCTCCGACTTCCGCAGAGCCATCCCTTCCCTCGTAAGAAAGGGTGTTGAATTTGATATTATCTTTGCAGATCCCCCTTTTGATGAACAATATACCAAACCTCTTATTGAATTGCTAGAACAAAACTCTGTCGTTCTAAACTCTAGAAGTCTCCTGATAGTCGAAACTTCAAAGAGAGAAAGCGATTCTCTTGCAAGAACCGGTACTCTGTTTAGGCTTATCGATCAAAGAGAATATGCAGGGATAGTATTCTCGATCATGGTGAAGAAATGA
- the recG gene encoding ATP-dependent DNA helicase RecG, with protein MLFEQVLDECEMLFEASLSGRDNEVLFSELKRIVSQTNKEEFSRFPLLNEYLSKFVSYFSKSEALSQDRRKKRLINGLEMVAKLRRIFLLRTVDEIEALLGRPVSPSTPIKYAYSVGEARSKILKRMDIETIGDLIYYFPRDYEDRRVILPISSLSADSKVSVRARILNFSVKKVSGYTIISAVAGDGFGQLLLKWFNQDYILQKLKKDKEYLIHGLAKKTPFGPLEMNSPEIEEVNGEVSGEILPVYSLTSGISMKMMRKITKRNLGVVRSLENLIPLKIKERRQLLERKHSFTAIHFPKSMFEARKARETLAYEEFFLFEIAVLSRRRQIRCKYQGLPKEIAGILAERLVESLPFELTEDQVKAFREIRDDMRATSPMSRLLQGDVGSGKTLVAELAITDNYEAGYQSALMVPTSVLAMQHFEKLKKDLEPLGIDVALLTGSLKKTDQESIRTRLTKGEIDVVVGTHSLIQEGVEFRSLGLVVVDEQHRFGVKQRETLTSKGRLLDSLVMTATPIPRTLALTVYGDLDVSTIHTMPKGRSPVRTILLARSRIDHLYSFISEEIKMGHQIFFIYPLVEESEQVDLKNATDEAARLREKVFPGAGVELLHGRLTDTEKQEIMQRFKSKKSMILVSTTVVEVGIDIPTATVMVIEHPERFGMAQLHQLRGRVGRSNLKSICVMLMNRAISGEALSRLREFASTASGFDVAELDLRLRGPGEFVGLRQHGMPQFLLGDIVDDQDLLFKAREDAQETIERDPDLLEHGALRIEMQRLYSERVRLIEVG; from the coding sequence ATGCTTTTTGAGCAAGTCCTTGACGAATGTGAAATGCTTTTCGAAGCTTCGCTCTCAGGAAGAGACAATGAAGTTCTCTTCTCTGAACTGAAGCGAATCGTATCTCAGACAAACAAAGAGGAGTTTTCCCGATTTCCCTTACTCAACGAATACTTGTCCAAATTCGTCTCCTACTTCTCGAAAAGCGAAGCGCTCAGTCAAGATAGAAGGAAAAAGAGACTAATAAATGGACTCGAAATGGTAGCAAAGTTGAGAAGGATTTTCCTTCTGCGAACTGTTGACGAAATCGAGGCGCTACTAGGAAGGCCCGTGTCACCCTCAACACCCATAAAGTATGCTTACTCAGTCGGTGAAGCAAGATCCAAAATTCTTAAGAGAATGGATATCGAAACAATTGGTGATCTGATCTATTACTTTCCGAGAGACTACGAAGACCGAAGGGTGATTCTCCCGATTTCGTCACTTTCAGCTGATTCCAAGGTAAGTGTAAGGGCGAGAATACTTAACTTCTCAGTTAAGAAGGTTTCAGGCTACACGATAATCTCTGCAGTCGCAGGCGATGGCTTCGGTCAACTGCTTCTCAAATGGTTCAATCAGGACTACATTCTACAAAAGCTCAAGAAAGACAAAGAGTATCTCATTCACGGATTGGCAAAGAAGACCCCATTTGGTCCTCTGGAGATGAACTCTCCGGAAATCGAAGAAGTGAATGGCGAAGTCTCGGGGGAGATTCTGCCCGTCTACTCCCTTACTTCAGGAATCTCTATGAAAATGATGAGGAAAATAACCAAGCGCAATCTTGGTGTTGTGAGATCCCTAGAAAACCTTATCCCTCTGAAGATCAAAGAAAGAAGGCAGCTCCTCGAAAGAAAGCATTCATTCACTGCGATACATTTTCCCAAGAGCATGTTCGAAGCAAGAAAGGCTCGCGAAACGCTTGCATATGAAGAGTTTTTCTTATTTGAGATAGCAGTTCTTTCTCGTAGAAGACAGATAAGGTGTAAATACCAAGGCCTACCTAAGGAAATCGCCGGGATTCTCGCCGAAAGACTTGTAGAGTCACTGCCCTTTGAGTTAACAGAAGATCAGGTAAAGGCTTTCAGAGAGATAAGAGATGATATGAGGGCCACCTCGCCAATGAGCAGGTTGCTTCAGGGAGATGTGGGCTCTGGAAAGACACTTGTAGCCGAACTGGCAATCACAGACAACTATGAAGCTGGATATCAGAGCGCCTTGATGGTTCCAACGTCTGTCTTGGCAATGCAGCACTTCGAAAAGTTGAAGAAGGATCTTGAACCGCTAGGTATCGACGTCGCACTGTTGACTGGTTCACTCAAGAAGACTGATCAGGAGAGTATCAGAACCAGATTGACAAAGGGAGAGATAGACGTAGTGGTTGGAACCCATTCCCTAATTCAGGAGGGTGTGGAGTTCAGAAGCCTTGGTCTTGTTGTGGTCGACGAACAGCACAGATTCGGAGTTAAGCAACGTGAAACATTGACTTCAAAGGGGAGACTTCTTGATAGTCTTGTCATGACTGCGACCCCTATCCCCAGAACACTTGCCTTGACGGTATACGGTGATCTTGACGTATCAACAATTCATACGATGCCAAAAGGAAGATCGCCAGTACGAACGATACTGCTTGCCCGAAGCAGGATAGATCATCTCTATTCATTCATTTCGGAGGAAATAAAGATGGGTCATCAGATTTTCTTCATTTATCCTCTCGTAGAAGAGTCAGAGCAAGTAGACCTGAAAAATGCAACAGATGAAGCGGCAAGGCTAAGAGAGAAAGTCTTCCCTGGTGCAGGAGTGGAACTGCTCCATGGAAGACTAACCGACACCGAAAAGCAAGAGATTATGCAGAGATTCAAATCAAAGAAGAGCATGATTCTTGTTTCCACAACTGTTGTTGAGGTAGGAATTGATATACCTACGGCAACCGTTATGGTTATTGAACACCCCGAAAGATTTGGAATGGCGCAACTTCACCAGCTCAGAGGACGTGTAGGAAGAAGCAATCTCAAGTCGATTTGCGTCATGCTAATGAACCGGGCGATTTCGGGCGAAGCGCTCTCGAGGTTGAGAGAGTTTGCTTCGACCGCAAGTGGATTTGATGTTGCTGAGCTCGATCTTAGACTTCGAGGCCCCGGTGAGTTCGTTGGTTTGAGGCAGCACGGAATGCCTCAATTTCTTCTCGGCGACATTGTCGATGATCAAGATCTCCTTTTCAAAGCCAGGGAAGATGCTCAGGAAACTATTGAAAGAGACCCCGATCTTCTGGAGCATGGAGCTCTCAGAATCGAAATGCAGAGGCTATACTCGGAAAGAGTAAGATTGATAGAGGTTGGATAG
- a CDS encoding DegV family protein gives MNELIAVSVDSGCAPTRSFVEEHKLFFMGMKIIIDDKEYNDEFDFMENVFYNIVESSREFHTAQPPLGQVLDYYNDIKSKGYTKLLDIHFSSKMSGLYDTCVMASKMVEGLEVTVVDTRKVSIGAYLIAKKLIELIERGLEIDEAISRVPEIIQDTFMEFSVPTLKYLIKNGRIGKAQGLAGTLLNIKPILSVDEEGYISPVAKLRGMKKLQEQMVSNVLEFLERRRESVVLYSIYGSEEYSDIAKETTEKTVELIEENLGIQRNEIELVAGRIWPTIACHSGPAVFGLACYGEKERK, from the coding sequence GTGAACGAATTGATTGCGGTATCCGTTGATTCAGGTTGTGCGCCAACGAGAAGTTTCGTTGAGGAGCATAAACTCTTTTTCATGGGAATGAAAATCATTATTGATGATAAGGAATATAACGACGAGTTTGACTTCATGGAGAATGTTTTCTACAATATCGTCGAAAGCTCCAGAGAGTTTCACACAGCTCAACCGCCACTCGGACAGGTTCTTGATTACTACAATGACATAAAGTCAAAAGGTTACACGAAGCTACTTGATATTCATTTCTCATCGAAGATGTCGGGTCTGTATGATACTTGCGTTATGGCCTCCAAAATGGTGGAGGGGCTAGAAGTCACAGTTGTTGATACCAGAAAAGTCTCTATTGGAGCTTATTTGATCGCTAAGAAACTTATTGAGTTAATAGAACGAGGGTTGGAGATCGATGAGGCAATATCGAGAGTGCCGGAGATAATTCAAGATACGTTCATGGAATTCAGCGTTCCCACGCTGAAATACTTGATAAAGAACGGAAGAATAGGAAAAGCACAGGGGCTAGCCGGAACCTTGCTCAACATCAAGCCGATTCTTTCAGTGGATGAAGAAGGATATATTAGTCCTGTGGCGAAGCTTAGAGGTATGAAGAAGTTGCAGGAGCAGATGGTTTCAAACGTCCTTGAGTTTCTCGAGAGAAGGAGAGAATCAGTTGTTTTGTACTCTATCTACGGGAGCGAGGAGTACTCGGATATTGCGAAAGAAACAACCGAAAAAACCGTCGAGTTGATCGAAGAGAATTTAGGCATCCAAAGAAATGAGATTGAACTTGTTGCCGGAAGAATCTGGCCAACAATAGCCTGCCATAGCGGACCCGCAGTCTTTGGCCTGGCGTGTTACGGGGAGAAAGAAAGAAAGTAA
- the hpt gene encoding hypoxanthine phosphoribosyltransferase, translating into MLFDPAKIAVLYSEEALERIVSRLAEEINSYYSSITEEITAVCILKGSVHFYSDLLKRLELKVRYNFVHVSSYSGVSTTGRIRVKTWVDESVTDRYVLLVEDIVDTGGTLRYIINYIWKQKPADVKLVSLFEKTIHDHGVGIDFTGERIGDQFIVGYGLDYDEVYRNLPYVGYLKGD; encoded by the coding sequence ATGCTCTTTGATCCTGCTAAGATCGCGGTTCTTTACTCAGAAGAGGCCCTTGAGAGAATTGTTAGTAGACTTGCAGAAGAAATCAACAGTTACTACTCCTCGATTACTGAAGAGATAACGGCTGTCTGCATTCTGAAGGGCTCAGTTCATTTCTATAGCGATCTCCTAAAGAGACTTGAGTTAAAGGTGCGCTATAATTTCGTTCATGTTTCCAGTTATTCAGGAGTCTCCACTACGGGAAGAATTCGTGTGAAGACATGGGTGGATGAATCTGTTACGGACCGTTACGTTCTTCTTGTTGAAGACATAGTTGACACCGGAGGAACTTTGAGATACATAATAAACTATATCTGGAAGCAGAAACCGGCAGACGTGAAACTGGTCTCGCTCTTTGAAAAGACTATTCACGATCATGGTGTTGGGATAGACTTTACCGGCGAAAGAATAGGCGATCAGTTCATTGTTGGATATGGACTTGACTATGATGAAGTATACAGAAATCTACCTTACGTAGGTTATTTGAAAGGTGATTGA